Proteins encoded within one genomic window of Suricata suricatta isolate VVHF042 chromosome 17, meerkat_22Aug2017_6uvM2_HiC, whole genome shotgun sequence:
- the LOC115281816 gene encoding translational activator of cytochrome c oxidase 1 isoform X2, whose translation MASWAAVCLSRVPARCLWARGPGVRAALPSTLAASQPEPTGCNPAPCRTLHLSAAVPAGHNKWSKVRHIKGPKDAERSRIFSKLCLSIRLAVKEGGPNPELNSSLANILEVCRSKHMPKSTIEASLKMGKAKDVYLLYEGRGPGGSSLLIEAISSSGSKCHSDIKHILNKNGGMMADGARHSFDKKGVIVVGVEDREKKAVNLERALEMAIEAGAEDVKEAEDEEEKNIFKFICDASSLHQVRKKLDSLGLCSVSCSLEFIPNTKHNSQYNFTLEETPTCRLLQVPRNPSGDLLKKK comes from the exons ATGGCGTCTTGGGCTGCTGTCTGCCTAAGCAGAGTCCCTGCCCGGTGCTTGTGGGCGCGAGGCCCGGGTGTCCGGGCGGCCCTTCCGTCCACCCTCGCGGCCTCCCAGCCTGAGCCCACGGGCTGTAACCCCGCTCCATGCAGGACGCTGCACCTCAGCGCGGCGGTTCCCGCCGGGCACAACAAGTGGTCCAAAGTCCGGCACATCAAGGGTCCCAAGGACGCCGAAAGGAGTCGCATCTTCTCCAAGCTCTGTTTGAGCATTCGCCTGGCGGTTAAAG aaGGAGGCCCCAACCCTGAGCTCAACAGCAGTCTGGCCAACATCTTAGAGGTGTGTCGCAGCAAGCACATGCCCAAGTCAACGATTGAGGCATCGCTGAAAATGGGG AAAGCCAAGGATGTTTATTTGCTGTATGAGGGCCGAGGCCCTGGTGGCTCTTCCCTGCTCATTGAGGCGATATCCAGCAGTGGCTCCAAGTGCCATTCAGACATCAAACATATCCTGAACAAGAACGG AGGAATGATGGCTGATGGAGCTCGCCATTCCTTTGACAAAAAGGGGGTGATCGTGGTTGgagtggaggacagagagaagaaagcgGTGAACCTAGAGCGTGCCCTGGAGATGGCAATTGAAGCAGGAGCTGAAGATGTCAAGGAAGctgaagatgaagaggaaaagaacatttttaaa TTTATATGTGATGCCTCTTCACTGCATCAGGTGAGGAAGAAGCTGGACTCGCTGGGCTTGTGTTCTGTGTCCTGTTCACTGGAATTCATCCCCAACACAAAG CACAACAGTCAGTATAACTTTACACTGGAAGAAACCCCAACGTGTAGACTTTTACAAGTCCCCCGGAACCCCTCTGGAGACCTcctgaagaagaaatga
- the LOC115281816 gene encoding translational activator of cytochrome c oxidase 1 isoform X1, with the protein MASWAAVCLSRVPARCLWARGPGVRAALPSTLAASQPEPTGCNPAPCRTLHLSAAVPAGHNKWSKVRHIKGPKDAERSRIFSKLCLSIRLAVKEGGPNPELNSSLANILEVCRSKHMPKSTIEASLKMGKAKDVYLLYEGRGPGGSSLLIEAISSSGSKCHSDIKHILNKNGGMMADGARHSFDKKGVIVVGVEDREKKAVNLERALEMAIEAGAEDVKEAEDEEEKNIFKFICDASSLHQVRKKLDSLGLCSVSCSLEFIPNTKVRLSDPDLERAALLIQALGNYEDVIQVYDNIE; encoded by the exons ATGGCGTCTTGGGCTGCTGTCTGCCTAAGCAGAGTCCCTGCCCGGTGCTTGTGGGCGCGAGGCCCGGGTGTCCGGGCGGCCCTTCCGTCCACCCTCGCGGCCTCCCAGCCTGAGCCCACGGGCTGTAACCCCGCTCCATGCAGGACGCTGCACCTCAGCGCGGCGGTTCCCGCCGGGCACAACAAGTGGTCCAAAGTCCGGCACATCAAGGGTCCCAAGGACGCCGAAAGGAGTCGCATCTTCTCCAAGCTCTGTTTGAGCATTCGCCTGGCGGTTAAAG aaGGAGGCCCCAACCCTGAGCTCAACAGCAGTCTGGCCAACATCTTAGAGGTGTGTCGCAGCAAGCACATGCCCAAGTCAACGATTGAGGCATCGCTGAAAATGGGG AAAGCCAAGGATGTTTATTTGCTGTATGAGGGCCGAGGCCCTGGTGGCTCTTCCCTGCTCATTGAGGCGATATCCAGCAGTGGCTCCAAGTGCCATTCAGACATCAAACATATCCTGAACAAGAACGG AGGAATGATGGCTGATGGAGCTCGCCATTCCTTTGACAAAAAGGGGGTGATCGTGGTTGgagtggaggacagagagaagaaagcgGTGAACCTAGAGCGTGCCCTGGAGATGGCAATTGAAGCAGGAGCTGAAGATGTCAAGGAAGctgaagatgaagaggaaaagaacatttttaaa TTTATATGTGATGCCTCTTCACTGCATCAGGTGAGGAAGAAGCTGGACTCGCTGGGCTTGTGTTCTGTGTCCTGTTCACTGGAATTCATCCCCAACACAAAGGTGCGGCTCTCTGACCCCGACCTGGAGCGGGCTGCCCTTCTCATCCAGGCTCTTGGCAACTACGAGGATGTGATCCAGGTCTATGACAACATTGAGTAA
- the LYZL6 gene encoding lysozyme-like protein 6, which yields MARALLVSLVSCLVAIQEARLISRCDLASVLHKEDLDGFEGYSLSDWLCLAFVESNFNLSKVNENADGSFDYGIFQINSHYWCNDYRSHSENICHEDCKELLSPNLLSTINCVKKIVSGAGGMKNWAAWRLHCAGRPLSYWMTGCYKG from the exons ATGGCGAGGGCACTACTCGTGTCCTTGGTCAGCTGCCTTGTCGCTATCCAGGAGGCCAGGCTCATCAGTCGCTGTGACTTGGCCAGCGTGCTGCACAAGGAGGATTTGGACGGCTTTGAGGGCTACTCGCTGAGTGACT GGCTGTGCCTGGCTTTTGTGGAAAGCAACTTCAACCTATCAAAGGTAAATGAAAATGCAGACGGCAGCTTCGACTATGGCATCTTCCAGATCAACAGCCACTACTGGTGCAATGATTACCGGAGTCACTCGGAAAACATTTGCCACGAGGACTGTAAAG AACTGCTGAGCCCCAATCTTCTCTCAACCATCAACTGCGTGAAAAAGATTGTGTCTGGAGCAGGAGGGATGAAGAACTG GGCGGCATGGAGGTTGCACTGTGCGGGCCGGCCACTCTCCTACTGGATGACGGGCTGTTACAAGGGATGA